TCGCGAGTTGATGGCGAAGCACGGTCTGACGACCGCTGACATTGACGCGCACTCTGACGGCAAGCGGCGCGCCTCGAAGGCAGTTGCTAAGACCAAGAGCAATGGTAGCGCTGCTGCGGTCAAGTATCGCGACCCTAAGAGTGGTGCAACCTGGACCGGACACGGCCGGGCACCAAGTTGGATTGCAGCCGCGAAGAACCGAGACAAATTCTTGGTTGACGAAAGTGCGGCGACGGCGAAGCCGGCTCCTGTCACCAAAGCGAAGGCTGCTGGCAACTATGTCCCCGGGCAGCAGCCGGCGATGTACCTGGACCCAAAGTCGGGCGCGACTTGGAGTGGTCGCGGACGCGCTCCGGCTTGGCTTGCTAACGTCAAAGACCGCAGCAAATTCCTGATTGCAGACGAGGCGTCGGTGGGTGCATCGGAAGCCGGCGCAATCAGCAGAGTGAGCAAGCCGAAGACTGCGGCAAAGAAGACCGCGGCAGCGAAGTCTCCGACTGCGAAGAAAGCGACTTCTGTTGTCGAGAATGTGGCTCCGAAGAAGAAGGTTGCAAGCAGAAAAGCGGCTTCGGTCAAAAGCGCTGCCGCAAAGGTCGAGGCCCCAGCAGTGCCGCATGCGTCAACAGAGGTGAGCGCATAGTCGCCTAAGTAGCCGTCGAACAGCGAGCGGGGTCTTCCTCCCGCTCGCTTAAGTTAGCGGCATAGGTGCCGATATTCAGAGTGCCGTCTTTGCATTCAAACAGGAAAAATAAAATGCGCACTCTGGTCTCCACGGTCGCCGCCGTGTCGGCGCTCGTCATCCTCTCTGGATGTTCGACGACTCAAAATGTCACTGCTGGGCCTCAGGTGAAGAACTCGCCGATGACTACGGCGTGCTTCACGGCACATGGCGGCAAGTCGGCTGATATGGACGCTGCAATCCAACGCAACCTGGAAAAGCACGGCGTGTCGGTGTCGGTTGCACCCGCGTGCGACAAAGCCGACATGAACGTCACCTACACGGACAGTTGGTTCTGGGACATCGTCATGTACCTGCGTTCTATGGATATTCGCTTTTACAAGGCGCCAAGCGGCGGCCTTATCGCGTCGGGGCACTGGAAAAACTCCGTGTTGCATCAGTTTCCAAATGCCGACGGCGTCGTCCAGGATTTGATGGACGACATGTTTAAGCAGAACGGCGAGCCCAGCGCTGTAAGAACTAAGGCAGCGGCTAACTAAAAGCAGAAGGACAGGTATGCCAAGGTTCGCTTCTTTGCCGCATTGACTCTTGGACTTTAGGCGGTCGGCCGGTCGGTGTCGGGCACGTTGCTATTTGCGCGGAGATTTTCATACCGACCGGGTGGACATGGGTGCTGTCAAATCGTGAAGATGTGATTCGACTCGATAGTAAAAAATTGAAAGGACGGGCATGCTTCTCTTCAATCTCCTCGAACAGTTGGAACCGAGTCTCAAGCCAAAGGACACGAAGATTCATTTAGCACGATTCAATGGTAGCGAGCGTCCGATAAACGTCTTCATCGAAGGGCGGTTCGACGAGTGGCAATTGTGGCAAAGCCGGCGAAATTTTTCTCGTCAACCTGCGTAAGGCTGAGCTTGACATCGTTGTCACTCAGAATATCGAGTCCTGGCGCACAGCGCTGTCGAGCGTCAAAGGTATCTACCTCATCACCGACCGAAGCAACGGAAAGCTCTATGTGGGTAAGGCTGACGGCGAAAGCGGAATCTGGCAGCGTTGGTCCACATATGTCTCCAATGGCCACGGAAACAATGTGGCCCTCGTCAAGGAACTAGGTTCGGCGAGTCCGGAGCGGAAGGACGACTTCAGCTTATCGCTTTTGGAGATAGCGGACATCCAGTCGACAAGCGAGGAAATCGCAGGGCGGGAAAATCACTGGAAGGAGGTCTTGGGAACAAGGAACCACGGCTACAACCGAAACTAATGCTCCTCCGTAATGAGCGGCTTGCTCCATGCGCCGCCTGTGTGATGTAGAAGAAAGCGCGCATGCCGCGCGAATTGCCCTGATGGACCAAAACGAGCAGCGACAGAAAACATGACCCAACGCCTCATCGACCTCCGGGCAATGATTGAGTTCTACGACGAGAACGAGGATGCACGCGAGCATTCCAACGCCGTCAAGATGCTAGCGCACGAGGAGTTCGCCATCGCGCTTTTTTGCCATTACATGAAAGCAGACGGAAGAACAGCTGAACGCATTCCAGGTTCCTGCCTTCCCGTAACGGGTAAGACGGGCAAGAGGCTGGATGCATGGGTCAAGGTTGAGGACCCGGTCCATGGGCCTGTTTTCTACCAGACTGAGGTGAAATCGGCATCATTCCACGGGTATAGGAGTGGCAAGGCCATCCCTTGCGATTCTGAGCCTTCCGAACTGCAAAAGCGCATGCGAAAAGAGTTCGACGCATGCTGGAACAAAGAAACAGGACGCTTTAACGATTTGGGCTTGGACAAGGTGCTGCATAAGATGCGCAGAAAGGAACTCGGCCCTAAGGGCGAGCAGGCGGAAATTCGACCGCTCGCCTGTCTGTGGGCTCCGATGCACCCGGAGTGGAACATGACAAGCTCCGCGCCGTTTTTCAAAGTGGACGGGGTCAAGGACGCGGAAGAATTCGGGAGCGTATGGATTTTCTCCGCTTCCGCGTGTCTGCGGCAGTATCGTCACAACGACATCGAGGAACTCGTCCTGGATTTGCCGAAGCTGGCGAAAACGCAGAAATTCTTCGACGGAATTTACAGGCGACCGGAGGAAAAGGGGGCGTGAAACGCAGACGTAAAGGTTTGTCAGCCTTCAGATGCTAAAGAACCAGCGAGTCACTCCCGGCGTGGCTTTTCCAGAACGGTATATCGACCGTAAATGATAAAAGTCAGGCTTGAAGGCGTAGCGTTTGTCGCGACAGTCGCGACAGTCGCGCGGCGATGATGCCGCCAATCGCGCCACCGAGATGGCTTTGCCACGACACGTCAGGATAGAGGGGCAGCGCGCCGAGCAGCATACTCAATCCATAGCTACTGACCACGAACAGGGCGATGAGAATCGAGAGGATGCCGCGCGTGTAGAAGCCGCGTGCAACGAGATAACCGGCATAGCCGAACATCAAGCCGCTCGCGCCGATGTGCACAGAATAAGGCGCGCCGAGCAGCCATGCACACAATCCCGCGCCGAGCATGGCGCCGACCGTCGCCTGCCAGAAGTTGGTGATGCGCGGCCACATCGCGAGCCAGCCGAGCACGAGCAAGCCGCCCGTATTGGCCGCTATATGCCAGAGCCCGGCGTGCAGCCACGGCGCGAACAGGATGCCCTGCAGGCCGCCAAGGGTGCGCGAGACAACACCGTGACGGTTCAGGTGCAGAAAAGGCATTAAAACCGACAGAAAGAACGTCGCCCACATCGAGCCGACAAAGAGGGCCAGCAGCGCAACCCGGGCCTTGAGCTGGTCCACGAACGAACCAGCGGCTCGCGATGGGGTGGTTGAAGCACTGGGTTGCGACATCTCCAACTCGTCCGGGGCGGTATGGGTGGGTTAGCTGCAGATTGGTTCGGCGCAGGTGCCCCGGTGGAGTTGTGCGAGTAAGCCGCTCATCGTGCCGATATTGAAGGTCGATTATCTAATCTGCATATTAGGACGTATGGTCTGTTTGGGCAGCGCAGAATCTCGCTCGCACCGTCTGTTCACGGGCCGCAATTGTAAAGCGCTTCTAGTCTACAATATGATGCAAATACAACAGACAAGCGACCCTGTGGGCAATGGACACGGGGAGGTCGTTAGCGAGTGCCGGCTGATGATTTCAAATCAATTGAGCGGCCGCACAAAAACAGTATCGGGGGAACGGATGGAACAAGAGCCGCTATTTGACGAACGGTTTCTGAACAACTACGCGGGCGCTATTGTGTCCGACCCGCCAACCGCCATTGTTGAACTGGTCGCGAACTGTTGGGATGCCTACGCCACAGAAGTTCGCATTACTCTCCCAAGCGCGAGAAATGAACGCCACTTCAGGATTGAAGACAATGGCAACGGCATGACGCGCGACGAGTTTGAGTACATCTGGCGGACTTGGTCGTACAACCGCATTGCGGCTCAAGGGAAAAAGTCCTTGCCGCCCCAAGGTACCGCAGGCCTTCCGCGCGAGGTTTTTGGGAAGAACGGAAAGGGCAGGTTTGCTTCATTCTGCTTCGCTTCTGAATATATTGTTAGGTCCCGAAAGAACGGACAAGAGTTTGTTTGTCGCGTCGGGCGAACCAGCACCAAGCCCCTCGTTCTTGATGAAATCTCCTTTACCGCTCAAGGTGTGGAGGGGCACGGGACAATAATCGAAGGTGTCGGTGACATCCCGCAACTTCTCTTCACGGATGAGAAGGCCCGGGAGATTATCGGCAGCCGATTTCTCGCAAACCCCGCGTTCAAGGTGTCCATCGACTCAAAGCAGATAAGCTTTAACGACATCCCAACCTACCTGTCGCAAGAAGAGTTCAACGTAGAGGGCCTCGGAACCGTTCGAATCCTACACATAGATACAAAGAAAGCCGACAAGACGACGAAGCAGCACGGTATCGCTTGGTGGGTGCGGGGCCGTGCGGTTGGCCAGTGTAGCTGGAGTCCGAGCGACTACGAGCGTGTACTTGACGGCCGTACTTCCGAGGCAAAGCGCTACACGTTCATCGTTCAGGCGGACTTCTTGAACGACCACGATGCGGTGACTGAAGACTGGAGCGGCTTCGATGAGGACAATCTGGCTTGGTTGAGGACTCGCGAAGCGGTTCAAGACCGAATCCGAAACATAATCCACGAGGCGAGCAGAAGTGAGCGTGAGGCAACTAAGAGTGCAGTTATCGAGCGGGTCGGTAATGCCATCAACGCTCTTTCTCCTGTAAGCAAGGACCGCGTTTCATCTTTCATCGAGGAAGTAGTCGAGACGTGCCCGAATTTCGGCGAGAACGAGCTTGTCCAACTTACGACGATTCTGACCAAGCTCGAAAAGTCAAAGTCCCGCTATGGATTGCTCGACGTCCTGCAGAAGTGCGACCCGAGCGACTATGACAGCTTGCACGAAATCTTGACAGAGTGGAGCGTCAGCATGGCGAAGCTCGTCTTGGATGAAATCCAGAATCGACTAAAGCTCATAGCCGAATTACGCATCAAACTTAAGACGGTCGGCATCGACGAGGTTCACGAACTGCAGCCGCTGTTCGAGCGCGGTCTCTGGATGTTCGGGGCACAGTTTGAGTCCATCGACTTCACGTCAAACGTCGGGATGACGCAGGTCATCAAGACCATATTCAAAGACACCACGGGAAAAGGAAGTCGCAATCGACCGGATTTTGTAGCCCTCCCGGACGCCAGTGTTGGCTTTTACGCCCGTCCGTCCTATGACGAGAATCACGATGAGGACGGGGTCGACCAACTGGTCATCATCGACCTTAAGACAACGGGTTTGCCTCTCGGAAGCAAAGAGAAAGACCAGGTCTGGAAGTACGTAAAAGAGCTGCGGGCGCTCGGCTATATAAAGAAATTCACGAGAGTTGATGGGTTCGTTCTTGGAGATAAGATTGAAGATGGTGAGAACGAACCTATCAAGCACGGCGAAGAGGTAAAGATTTACCCAATGCTGTACGACACCATCTTGGTTCGTGCGGAAAAGCGGTTACTGAATCTGCACAGCCGGGTAAAGGATGCACCGTTCCTGATTACGCAACAGGAGCAACTCAAAAAGTTCATGGAGCCGCTCACTGTTCTTCAAATGGACCTAGTAGTCGACACGAATGAATGACAATGATGCTAAGCGACGCCGGTCGTGTGCGGGCGAGATGGCTTTGGCTCGCATGGCATCTGGTCTATGCTGCTCCGGAGTTCGGACATCCATTACTCAATCATTGGCGCGGTAGTGCCGCCAACGCAGACGGCGATTATTCGGACAAACCCAAACGTAGCCGGCTTGGCGGATTTGCAGCACCGCGGATGTCCACGCGAAACATTATCGCAGCCACGTCTGTGATGCATCAGGAAGCGGAGAAACTGGCGGGCAGGCTGTTCCGACGCTGTTAAGTTGAAAATACGGCGAATCAACAGATATCGGATGAGTTACCCCAATCGATAAAGGTCATCAGCACACTTGAATGAGTGGTACTGTTTCTACAATCATCCGGCGAATCTATTAGACGCTGCTTTTTTTCTGCAATCAAAATGCTGACAATCGACGTAAACCACGTGCGGCAAGGCTTTCTGAAGCTGATGCCATCTCCCGGGGACAAAGTCATCAAGCGGTTGTACGGAGTTGATGAGAAGATGGTCTTCTACTACGACGAGACCAACAACATCCGCAAACTCCATCTGAGGGAAGACGGACAGCCGAACAATCGAGAGATGAAAAATTTCATCCTCGGTGGTATCGCGCATCGGACGATGACACCGCTTCCAGATGTTGCTCCGCTACGCGAGGCGTTGAGAATCCAGAAGAGCGCGCCAGAGATTAAATTCGACCTCATCGCGAAGGGTGACTATCTCGATATTCTGCGCTCGGAGAAGTTGAAAATTTTTCTCCAATATCTGCTAAATAACAGAATCTACATCCACTACTACAACCTGAATCTGGTTTACTGGTCGTTGGTCGATATCATCGACTCGCTCTTCGCCGACCCCCGTTTTCTCCCGTTCGTGATTTATCATCGCGAAATCAAGAACGAACTTCATGCCATTGTCTCACGAGACCTGTTTTCGTTCCTTGCGCTTCTTCGGGCCTACGACTACCCGAATGTGGGCAAGAAGACATCGGAGTTTTCGGAGTCTGTCTTAGCGTTTCTGAATGCAACAGCAAAGACCCCACGAACACCAGCGGACTTGTGGCTGAAGTCTATGCTGAAAGAAGCGACAAAACTTGAGGAACTCGCGTTTCTCGTCGACAATGAAAGCCACGTCCTCATAGAGGGGCTGCATGATTTCTATGTACGTCCCGTCTGTCTTTTCAGGAAGTCAGAGCACATTTTCGATGAAGAGCTGACCGTTCAGAAGCAACTCGGCGACATCGAATTCATGAATGGAACCAGGCGTGTTTCATTCTCGTTCGTGAACTCGAAAGATTCGTTCGGAGTGCAACTGTCCGATGTTGTGTGCGGATTACTCGGTAAGCACTTCAACTTCATCGAGGAGAATTCGATGCCGGAGCTGCGCAAAGCAAAGGCAGCCTTGGACGAAACGCAACGCGGCAACTTGAAACTTCTGGAGAAGTTGATTGATGTCTCCGACAAGTTTAGCAACGGGATGATTTACAGAACCGTCCCTGAAGACAGTGATTTCAAGCATCAGGCATTCACTTTCGGGGAAGTGACTCCACCTCATCTCGGGTGATTCTTACTGAGTCGATTGAAGCAGCATCCGAAGTTCGCAATTTTCTACGAAGACACTTATGGCAGCTACAACAAACGGCCGCGGGTCGGGCCGAGACTTCAAGACGTTTTTCGGATTGACGGAGTTGCCCCCCCACCGGATGCGCCCGTACTCGGTACTTATCGTCCCTAGCAGGCCGTTGAAATATCCGTCGTTGATGCGCTCAGATGCATTACGACGGATGCCGGGTTTGCACTTTTGAAACGCGGAACACGTTTGCGGGCATTCGGCGTTACTCGCGGGTTCACCATATAGGTGTTATCCATCGCTTCCTGCCCCTCAACCGGCAAGTGTGCGCATACGCGTCAGGTTGTAGCCGACCTGCGTCAGCACGAAGAGCTGGTCTACGCGTTCAAGTCCCCGATACATCGCTTGTCGAATTCGCCCGACTGTCTTGCCCCATCCGAACACCTGCTCAATGCGCTTACGTTTTTGCTGGCTGACCGCGTAGCCCGGCCAGCGCGTAGTTCGCCCGTCAATTGCTGAACCTCCTGGACGCCCATCGTTTTGCGCCACATGCGGCGTCACACGGTTCGCTCGACAACTGGCCACGAAACCGGCGGTGTCGTAGTTCTTGTCCGCGCCGACCGTGATGCCGAGCGGCGCAACGCATGCGGCATCGGCAAGCATCAGCTCGGCCGCGTCGCGCTCGGCGGTGCCCGTCGCCAGCGTCACCTGTGCGTTGACCACCAGGCCATGCCGGTTGTCGGTCAGCACGTGGCCCATATAACAGAGCATCGCTCCGGTTCCTTTGCTCTTGCGAAACAGGCGCGCCTGCTCGTCAGTCGTGGATTGGTGCGTCTCGTTACTGCGCTTCTGTCCGTGCCAGTTGTCATTCGGCGCGGGCGGTTCGTCAGGAGGCGTGTCGTCTTTGTCCGGACTTGCCTTGGGCACAAAGCTCTTGTGCCCGGCCCATGCCTGAATCAACGTGCCGTCGACGCTAAAGTGCTCCCCGGAAAGATATCCGCGCTCGCGCGCGGTCTCGACTGTCTCGTTGAAGAGCAACACCAGCACATCGTGTTCGAGCAACCGGTCGCGGTTCTTGCTGAACGTCGAGTGGTCCCACACGGTCCCGTCCATCGGCAGGCCGACGAACCAGCGGAACAACATGTTGTAGGAAATCTGTTCCACCAGCATGCGCTCGCTACGAATCGAATACAGCACCTGCAGCAAAAGAGCTCGCACCAGCTTCTCCGGTGCGATGCTAGGCCGACCTCCTTTCGCGTCAGCCTCGTACATCCGCGCGAACACATCGTCCATGCGTGTAAGCGCGTCATTGAGCCAGGTGCGAATCGGACGCAACGGATGGTCCTTCGGCACAAAATCATCCAGCTTCAACACCGTGAACATTGACTCGGTAAAACCATCTGGCCCACGCATCCGTTCCATCTCGCTCTCATTGATGACATCAGTTCAACGTTTACGCCTGCGTCCCGGATGACCGCTACTTGAGGTATTTCACCGGCCTGCTAGTGCTGAAAAGGTCAAGGGAGCGCGTTTCCAGATTCAGGTAGACATCCACGTCAAGTTTGACGGGGATGTAGACTCCATGAGTATGAGCGGGTTCTTCGGCTATGCGACTTCAGGTCTTTCGGAGCCAGCGGACGTCCGCTGGTTGGAAGACACGGTCAATGCTGCGAGCGATGAATTTGTGCCTGCCGAAGAATCGCAGCAGTTCTTTACGATGTTGCCAGCCATGGACGATTATCGGCGAATCGTGAGGGTGATGGGGCCGGACGTCGCATCGAAGGTGCTGCTCGCACTGAACGACTTGGTTGCTCTCACTGAGCTAAAGGCCCGCTCTGAGCTACCTAAAGTTGCTTCGGCAACACAGGTTTTCCAGAAGGCGTTCATTCGAACTGCGGAAGCGTTCTTCGCATACAAAAATGCTGGACCAATCCTCAAAGGCCTCGACTCGGAGCAAATCGGCCGTATGTCCGATGACATCGAAGTCAGATTCCAGCTAGCGGGTAAGAAGAACAGGCATGAACTCAAGTTCCGCTTTGACCACGGGGCGGAACTGCCAAAGCGCATCTCAGTGGTCATAGGGAAAAACGGAGTTGGAAAGAGCCAAGCACTTGGGCGAGTGGTGAATGCTGCCTTGGCAGGCGACGACAGCGCGTTGCGTGAGGCGACCACTCATGGGCGTGTCCTCATCAATCGTGTTCTTGCATTTGCGCCGACGAACGAATCGGCCTCCGTTTTCCCATCGGAGCGCAGGAAGAACCCGAAGGTCTGGTACAAGCGGTTTGCCTTGAATCGCGGAGGACGCGTGCGACGAGGCGCGGGAGTCGCCGACATGGTGCTACAGGTTGCACGCTCCGAAGGTCGCATCGGTAACTTCCAGAGGTGGCAGATATTTCTGACGGCGATTCAGTCCATTTCGGATTGGCAGCAGATTGCTCTCTTGAGGACTAACAAGGGCGACGACCCGGTCGCACTTTCGTTCCTTCGGGTCACGGACGAAGGCGACCGTGCACCCGACCTCAGTGTCGACGCCGAACATCCTATAGCTGAGGACAACCTGCTGGACCTGTTCGCATCTATCGATTTGAACAAGGACCCCATCCGCGAGGTAGATGGTCAGACTTTCGCCTTGAGCAGTGGAGAAATCTCGTTCTTGCGATTCGCGGCGCAGGCCAGTCTGTACATAGAAAACGGCTCGCTGCTGTTGCTGGACGAACCGGAGACACACCTACATCCGAATTTCATAAGCCAGTTCGTAGCTCTGCTGAACACAATGTTGGCCCAAACTGGGTCGGCTGCAATCATCGCAACTCACTCAGCCTACTTCGTACGTGAGGTTTTTCGGGAGCAGGTGAGTGTGCTCCGCACGACCGATGACGGTTTCGTTTTTATTGACCCGTTGAGGTTGCAGACATTTGGCGCGGATGTGGGGTCGATTTCGTACTTTGTATTTGGAGAGGACGAGCCCTCGAAGCTCGCGGCCGACGTCGAGCAGCGTCTGCTTAGCCGCTATGAGACTTGGGAGCAATTGTACGGCGCATATAAGGGAGAACTGTCTCCGGAGATATTGAGCTCACTGCGTCTGGCGCTCGAGAGGAGGCAGACGAATGAATAGGCTTACTCCGCCGGACATTGATGATGCTGCAGCATTCACTGCCTTGGCTAACAATCCGCGCGTAGGCAGCTTCCCTCGGTTGCAGGGTTCCGTACCCGCGGTCACGGCGGGGTATACCCAGTATCGAGCAGCGGCGGGAAACGGGTTTGCTGTGCAGGGAGTTCCGCTGGATGCGGAAGTTGAGACGCTCTTGAGGGCCCACTATCAGAAACCTCCAGCGGTCCTCAGATACATCAATGACATTCGTCTGGAGTCTGAGCACAGGGTCTGCCCGATGTGCGGTTCGTTACACAGCGGAACATTAGACCATCTGTTGCCAAAGGAGGACTACGCGGCCTTCGCCGTGTTCTCGCTGAATCTCGTTCCGGCATGTAAATGCAATACTCGGCGCGGTCGGGTTTTGCTTGGCAATGCTCCTGACGAGCGAATTCTGCATCCATATTTCGACGATTGTCTGTCTGACCGGTTGATTGCGGCACGATTTGATGACCTTGGGTTAATCCCGAGAGTGAGCTTGCAACTGTGCGTCTTTCCTGGCCACGCGCAATACGAGGCCATTTCATTTCACAAACGACTTATCGTCGAACGGACAGCAATTCTCCGGCATTTCGCAGATGGCTGGACTCGCCTTTGCCAGCGGCCGCGTCTGGCCGTTAGAGCATTGGCGATTACGCCCGCCAATCCGGAACAACTGCAGACTACGCTACTTGAAGAAGTGGAACTGCTCGACCAGGAGCACGGAGGGAAAAACAACTGGAATTCTGCTTTCGTAACGGGTCTGCTCGACCCTCATGTCATCGACTGGCTGTACGAGCGGCTGACAGCTCCAGATAGGGCGGCCGACGGGCCGCTGGTCACCTAACATTTCTGGAAGCTTCACGCGGATGTTTGCGGCCGTGCCGGTGCGCCGTCCCTGCCGTGACCGGTACGGCGTAGTTCGCGCACGAGAGCGTGTGAGGATGAGGCTCGGCACTGGGCAAAGCGGGTGCGCTCGTCGTCGAACGGGGCCGCCAATCGTTTGCTTTTGCGCTTTGGAGCTACTACCCTGATTTCGTGAAGGCGTCTTATTGGGCGCCGAAAGTCCGCAATTCGAGTGGAGGCAAAAATGGGGTTGGGAACGCAAGAAGCATCAGAGTGGCCAGAAACAGAAATCGGCGCCTTTCAAGAAGCGATATGGAAGCATGCTTTGAGCGGACGGGATGTCGGGACAAGACATCTTGAACCGCGTGCAATGCGGTTCGGCCAATGCTTTGCAGGGCGCCAGACCAACGAGCGCAACGCGGCGGCAAGCGTATTGGCAGCCGCGACCGGTATCCGGTTGAGTGAGGCGAGCGCGTTCTTGGGGCACCGGTCAAGTGAAGTAGCCGCTTCATACTTGCGGGTCACACTGGATAAAACGAGTGGCGCGGTGCAAGACGGGCGTAAGAGTGACCGGCAGGAATTGCAGCAATGGCTTTCGCGAGCGATGTTCGAAGCCGAGCCGGCTTTAGACATTCAAAATCCGTATCTCGGGCCAGTTGCGCTGAATCGTCAACAGGGGACCTCTGAGGCTTCACCGCTCACACGCGTCTACGCCGATATGGGTCGAACGGATGCCTTGCTAGCACATCTGGCGAGCCTAGACGCGCAACTGACCAAGGATAAGTAGTTTTGCTTCATAGGGGATAGACTGCGCCGGCGTAGCAAGCCGTCGGGGTTCGCACTCGCGCGCTTTACCGACCCCTCTGATTGATTTCGCAGTTCCCTGAAGACTTTTTCCGTATCGGCGACAATGCTGGTTGTCGCCGCCGCAGGCGGGAATGTCGTTCAGGAGCGAAGCCAGGTGAGCAGCAAGGTCGAAATTCACGTCGTGGACTCAATTTCGGAAGTCGACGCGGGCGAGTGGAACGCGCTCTCCGATGGCAATCCATTCGTACAGTACGAATTCCTTTCCGCGATGCACGAGACCGGCTGTGCGTCTGCGCATACCGGCTGGCAGCCCTTTTTTCTGCTGATGAAGAGGGGCGCTGACCTGGCCGGCGCGATGCCGCTCTACCTGAAATCACATTCGCGCGGGGAGTACGTCTTCGACCACGCGTGGGCGGATGCCTTCAAACGGCACGGCCTGCGCTATTACCCCAAGCTGCTGTCAGCGGTCCCGTTCTCGCCCGTAACGGGACCGCGGCTACTGGCGCCGACCCATGCAGACCGGGTCTTGCTGGCAAGGGGAGCTATTCAACTTGCGCAGCAGATGGACGTGTCATCGCTGCACGTGCTGTTTCCCCATGAGGCGGACCTTGAGGCGTTGACGGATGCTGGGTACATGCTCCGGGAGGGGGTCCAGTTTCACTGGGAAAATTTCAACTACGAAAGCTTCGACGACTTTTTGTCGAAGATGAGCCACGACAAGCGCAAGAAGGTAAAGCAAGACCGCCGCCGGGTTTTGGACGCCGGGGTGACGTTCAGCTGGCTACGCGGTGCGGACGTGGATGCGGATGCGCTGGATTTCTTCTACTCCTGCTACGAGAACACCTACAGGGAGCACTGGAACCCGCCATACCTGACCCGCGACTTTTTCGACCAGGTCCATGCCACCATGCCCGATGCGCTAATGCTGGTAGTCGCCGAGGTTGACGGCAACAGACTCGCCTGCGCGTTGAACGTCGTCGATGGCGACACGATGTACGGGCGCTATTGGGGGACCAAGGAGTTTGTCTCCGGCCTGCACTTCGAGACCTGTTACATGCAGGGCATCGAGTATTGCATCGTCAACGGCCTCGCGAGCTTCGAAGGTGGTGCGCAAGGTGTTCACAAGATGTCGCGTGGACTGCTTCCCACGCCTACGTGGTCAGCGCACTGGATTGCAGACAAGAGGTTTGCTCATGCCATCAGTGAGTTCCTCGACCAGGAAACGGCAGCGATGGATGAGCACATCGGGGAATTGGAAGCACATACGCCGTTCAAGCGACGTACTGATTGACGTAGTCTCAAAGAAGACGGACATATCGTGAGCTCGGACGAAGTGTTTATCGTTGCTCCGCTCTAGACGGACAATTCGTTGATTCGCTGGATGAGTGCAGAATTTTTCGCCCGTTCTTCTGCTATCAAAAGTTGAAGCTCCACGATGTCGTCATGCTGACGCTCTTCGACCGTCCGGAGGCTTGCCTTCTTGGTCGCACGTACGTATGCGCGCTGCGCTTCGCGGGTAGCATGGCCGAGTACTCGCGCAATTTCGTCAACTACATCGTCTAGAGCCAGAGACCTGCCCTCCCGAGTACGACGCTCGATGATTTCCTCTGCAATTTTTTGAGCCTTGTAGCGCCTGAATGAATGATAAGCAGCACGTTTTGGACGGCCCAATTCC
This genomic stretch from Paraburkholderia dioscoreae harbors:
- a CDS encoding AAA family ATPase, which gives rise to MSMSGFFGYATSGLSEPADVRWLEDTVNAASDEFVPAEESQQFFTMLPAMDDYRRIVRVMGPDVASKVLLALNDLVALTELKARSELPKVASATQVFQKAFIRTAEAFFAYKNAGPILKGLDSEQIGRMSDDIEVRFQLAGKKNRHELKFRFDHGAELPKRISVVIGKNGVGKSQALGRVVNAALAGDDSALREATTHGRVLINRVLAFAPTNESASVFPSERRKNPKVWYKRFALNRGGRVRRGAGVADMVLQVARSEGRIGNFQRWQIFLTAIQSISDWQQIALLRTNKGDDPVALSFLRVTDEGDRAPDLSVDAEHPIAEDNLLDLFASIDLNKDPIREVDGQTFALSSGEISFLRFAAQASLYIENGSLLLLDEPETHLHPNFISQFVALLNTMLAQTGSAAIIATHSAYFVREVFREQVSVLRTTDDGFVFIDPLRLQTFGADVGSISYFVFGEDEPSKLAADVEQRLLSRYETWEQLYGAYKGELSPEILSSLRLALERRQTNE
- a CDS encoding GNAT family N-acetyltransferase, which produces MSSKVEIHVVDSISEVDAGEWNALSDGNPFVQYEFLSAMHETGCASAHTGWQPFFLLMKRGADLAGAMPLYLKSHSRGEYVFDHAWADAFKRHGLRYYPKLLSAVPFSPVTGPRLLAPTHADRVLLARGAIQLAQQMDVSSLHVLFPHEADLEALTDAGYMLREGVQFHWENFNYESFDDFLSKMSHDKRKKVKQDRRRVLDAGVTFSWLRGADVDADALDFFYSCYENTYREHWNPPYLTRDFFDQVHATMPDALMLVVAEVDGNRLACALNVVDGDTMYGRYWGTKEFVSGLHFETCYMQGIEYCIVNGLASFEGGAQGVHKMSRGLLPTPTWSAHWIADKRFAHAISEFLDQETAAMDEHIGELEAHTPFKRRTD